In Thermococcus sp. M39, the following are encoded in one genomic region:
- a CDS encoding NAD(P)/FAD-dependent oxidoreductase, translating into MKTKVAIIGGGIVGASIARVLSKYENLEVHLIEKEADVGWGVSKANTALIHGGYDDDPDKYPMRAKLCIKGNRLWHQWVKELEIPHIWNGALIVALKDEDFDELERLLERGQRNGVPEMRIIDREELFHLEPNVNPNALGALWVPIVGQIGSIPAVIAIVENAVANGVKVHLETEVRGIKVENGEVKGVETNNGFIEADIVINAAGLYADEISKIAGIDYFEIHPRKGEYWIFDEGIPGPNHVLFPTPTPISKGVVVTTEISGHLMIGPNAQDLPKDYKDDTSTTREGLEEVWQKAQEIWPNLPPRWKVIRTFAGLRPEPTGGDFIIKAEEEVQGFINVAGIRSPGLTSAPAIGYEVRDIIERDLGIKLKEKEKWNPYRKEITHFFMLQPNQINELVKKNPAYGRIVCRCNKVSEGDVLEAIERMKFIGVKTPSVDSVKFRTKATTGTCQGSFCKVVIINLLAREYGIPPWKVTLKGKGSEIGIGDVKVLLRGEAQ; encoded by the coding sequence ATGAAGACTAAAGTCGCTATTATCGGTGGGGGGATTGTTGGTGCAAGCATTGCCAGAGTTCTCAGCAAGTATGAGAATCTTGAAGTTCATCTCATTGAGAAGGAAGCTGATGTCGGTTGGGGGGTCAGCAAGGCAAATACAGCTTTAATCCATGGGGGTTACGATGACGACCCAGACAAATACCCAATGAGAGCAAAGCTGTGCATAAAGGGAAATCGCTTATGGCACCAATGGGTTAAGGAGCTTGAGATTCCCCACATATGGAATGGGGCATTGATTGTTGCCCTTAAAGATGAGGACTTTGATGAGCTTGAGCGGTTATTAGAGAGAGGACAGAGAAATGGCGTTCCAGAGATGAGAATAATTGATAGGGAGGAACTATTTCATCTCGAGCCCAATGTGAATCCAAACGCCTTGGGTGCTCTTTGGGTGCCGATAGTTGGTCAGATAGGGTCAATACCAGCTGTAATTGCAATTGTTGAGAATGCTGTTGCTAACGGGGTAAAGGTTCACTTAGAGACAGAAGTTAGAGGAATAAAAGTAGAGAACGGAGAAGTTAAAGGTGTTGAGACGAACAATGGCTTCATTGAGGCTGATATTGTAATAAATGCTGCTGGTCTCTATGCTGATGAAATATCGAAGATTGCTGGAATTGATTATTTCGAAATTCACCCGAGAAAAGGTGAATACTGGATTTTTGATGAAGGAATTCCGGGTCCAAATCATGTTCTCTTTCCAACACCGACTCCAATAAGCAAAGGTGTTGTTGTCACAACTGAAATTTCTGGTCATCTAATGATTGGGCCAAACGCTCAAGATTTGCCTAAGGACTACAAGGACGACACAAGCACAACGAGGGAAGGTCTTGAGGAGGTCTGGCAAAAAGCTCAGGAAATCTGGCCGAATTTACCTCCGAGATGGAAGGTCATCAGGACTTTTGCTGGGTTAAGACCAGAGCCCACTGGAGGGGACTTTATAATTAAAGCTGAGGAAGAAGTTCAAGGCTTCATAAATGTTGCCGGAATCAGGTCGCCTGGCTTAACTTCAGCCCCAGCAATCGGATACGAAGTTAGGGACATCATTGAGAGGGATTTGGGAATCAAGCTTAAGGAAAAGGAGAAGTGGAACCCATATCGCAAAGAAATCACTCACTTCTTCATGCTTCAGCCTAATCAAATCAATGAACTCGTAAAGAAGAACCCAGCTTATGGCAGAATTGTCTGCCGCTGTAACAAAGTTAGCGAGGGGGATGTTTTAGAGGCAATTGAGAGGATGAAGTTCATTGGAGTTAAAACGCCGAGTGTTGATTCAGTTAAGTTCAGAACAAAAGCCACAACAGGAACTTGTCAAGGCTCATTCTGTAAGGTAGTGATAATCAATCTGCTGGCTAGAGAATATGGTATCCCTCCATGGAAAGTTACCCTCAAAGGTAAAGGCAGTGAGATTGGTATTGGGGATGTTAAAGTCCTCCTTAGGGGTGAGGCCCAATGA